A genome region from Mugil cephalus isolate CIBA_MC_2020 chromosome 13, CIBA_Mcephalus_1.1, whole genome shotgun sequence includes the following:
- the rrp12 gene encoding RRP12-like protein: MVKSGKLRSGTGSKLKRWKKGHSSDSNPQTSRFRQAAKSRFFSRPTEKSDLTVDALKLHNELQVGPLEVGERGRKDVRMEDDPDEMLSERTSGTFLSGLSDCSNLTFRKVQRFWESNSAAHKEICAVLAAVTEVIRGQGGKETETEYFAALMTTLEVVDTAESQAAVAYLLNLVMKRVPAPVLMSKFSDTTKALLDVMSKQATSDTASALRWILSCLATLLRKQDGSVWTYPSTLQAYHGLLSFTVHSKPKVRKAAQQGVCSVLRGSDFLFKDNAPTHHPAAVSTAKFCIKEMEQAGGSKEDTTTLHVLGLLKELMGTFPLGAVKSCCETLLRVMTLSHVLVTASAMQAFHRLFSGKPNASTLSPELNAQIITALYDYVPSENDLQPLLAWLAVMEKAHVHLASLQSSLSLGHLPRLFSATMSCLLSPHTQVVSAATSTLKTLLTECVGPHMEQMGMITATASTGNPSYVCKMFRIVEEGLSYRFHASWPFVLQILGCFYRVAGKQAHPVMTKSLQSLADLRATPQFPFSGELDLAVGGAVESMGPEVVLGAVPLNITGYDDDLEFPRSWLVPVIRDHVKNTNLGFFASYFLPLASTLKQRAEELEQAGQKLEAKVYQTLQLQIWTMLPGFCTCPVDLLVSFKVIARTLGTAINERPDLRLTVCQALRTIINKSCSTEAEKAEVGRFAKNFLPILFNVYSQQPAAGESGTYRMAVLDTIKVYLSVTDMKMICTFLQKAMDRLTSPESNEFTRLSVMDLVVAMAPFVDESTMTKTFELIRPYLETKEPGMQKKAYRVLEEMCGADREECRSFVVSNLETLKAVLLETLKNASSPAKRPRLKCLIHIVKRLNEEHKDFITTLLPEVIICTKEVSVGARKSAYNLLVEIGNAFVRFCGNTKDAIGQYLVLVYAGLLGSVTMITCTVLALTRLVFEYKDSIEVQSMEQLLHNVCLLLSCRTREVVKAALGFIKVILFIMDAKTLASHATVMMEGIGNIKDDVRRHFRTKLKNIFTKFIRKFGFELVKSMLPAEHHKVLANIRKAEARTKRRKQAAEEHDESESEEEAPKQKSQSIEDILAESDSDLSEDEGKPRNAQKKAGKQQKGRAWLKEGEDDDPLNFLDSKVSQRVLATNPELKKSAKVDHGFKVTSDGRLIIREDEEEEDEDKDGGEMKDILEEAGVKSKKSQKRRFKDDNDDDMDVEPQLKYKAGGSGIHRPLEGHQDAGADYKSKKGKGDVKKKGKLDPYAYIPLKKSQLNRRKRAKLQGQFKGMVKGAQKGALSGKKMQKRKRKA, from the exons ATGGTCAAATCGGGGAAACTTCGGTCTGGGACGGGCTCGAAACTCAAACGGTGGaagaaaggacacagcagcgACTCAAACCCGCAGACGAGTCGCTTTCGACAGGCTGCTAAAAGCCGCTTTTTCAGCCGACCCACCG AAAAGAGTGATCTCACAGTTGACGCTCTCAAGCTTCACAATGAGCTGCAGGTCGGTCCGCTGGAGGTCGGTGAACGCGGCCGCAAAGATGTGCGCATGGAAGATGATCCGGATGAGATGTTATCGGAGAGGACCTCCGGCACCTTCCTCAGCGGCCTGTCGGACTGCTCCAACCTCACCTTCAGGAAGGTGCAGCGCTTCTGGGAGTCCAATTCAGCTGCTCACAAAGAG ATCTGTGCAGTGTTGGCAGCTGTTACTGAAGTCATCCGAGGTCAAGGAGGGAAGGAGACGGAAACAGAGTACTTCGCTGCTTTG ATGACCACCCTGGAAGTTGTGGACACAGCAGAGTCTCAGGCTGCAGTGGCGTACCTGCTCAATTTAGTCATGAAACG GGTTCCTGCTCCAGTGCTTATGTCTAAGTTCTCAGACACCACCAAGGCTCTTTTGGATGTCATGTCGAAACAGGCCACGTCTGACACGGCCTCTGCGCTTAGATGG ATCCTGTCATGCCTGGCCACTTTGTTGAGGAAGCAGGACGGATCTGTGTGGACTTACCCGTCCACTCTCCAGGCTTACCACGGCCTGCTCAGCTTCACGGTGCACAGCAAGCCAAAG GTTCGCAAAGCAGCACAGCAAGGTGTTTGCTCCGTACTAAGAGGTagtgacttcctgtttaaagacaACGCACCGACCCATCACCCTGCTGCAGTCAGCACAGCCAAGTTCTGCATAAAAGAAATGGAGCAGGCAGGAG GCAGCAAAGAGGACACCACCACTCTCCACGTTCTCGGCCTTCTGAAGGAGTTGATGGGAACGTTTCCTCTGGGAGCTGTCAAGTCCTGTTGCGAGACTCTGCTGCGAGTGATGACACTCAGCCATGTG CTGGTGACGGCCAGTGCCATGCAGGCTTTTCACAGGCTGTTCAGCGGGAAACCAAACGCTTCCACCCTCTCACCGGAGCTCAACGCACAGATCATCACG GCTCTGTACGATTACGTGCCCAGTGAGAACGACCTGCAGCCTCTGCTGGCCTGGCTGGCCGTCATGGAGAAAGCTCACGTTCACTTGGCGAG TTTGCAGAGTTCTCTGAGTTTGGGACACCTCCCTCGCCTCTTCTCTGCCACCATGTCCTGCCTGTTGTCACCTCACACACAGGTGGTTTCTGCAGCCACCAGCACACTGAAG aCTCTGTTGACTGAATGTGTTGGCCCTCACATGGAGCAAATGGGCATGATCACTGCCACCGCTTCTACAGGAAACCCCTCTTATGTCTGCAAAATGTTTCG CATCGTGGAGGAAGGTCTGTCCTACCGCTTCCATGCCTCTTGGCCGTTTGTGCTGCAGATCTTGGGTTGCTTCTATCGAGTTGCAGGGAAACAAGCTCACCCCGTCATGACCAAG TCTTTGCAGTCTCTGGCAGACCTGCGCGCCACTCCTCAGTTCCCCTTCAGTGGTGAGCTGGACTTGGCGGTAGGAGGAGCTGTGGAGAGCATGGGGCCCGAGGTTGTTCTGGGAGCCGTGCCACTCAACATCACTGGATATGA CGATGACTTGGAGTTTCCACGCAGCTGGCTGGTCCCAGTCATAAGGGATCACGTGAAAAACACTAACCTAGGTTTCTTTGCGTCCTATTTCCTCCCTCTGGCCTCCACACTCAAGCAGAGAG CTGAAGAGTTGGAGCAAGCAGGGCAGAAACTGGAAGCCAAAGTCTACCAAACCTTACAGCTTCAG ATCTGGACCATGCTTCCTGGCTTCTGTACCTGTCCCGTGGACCTGCTAGTCTCTTTCAAAGTCATCGCCCGCACGCTCGGCACGGCCATCAATGAGCGTCCAGACCTGAGGCTCACTGTGTGCCAGGCGCTTCGCACCATCATCAACAAGAGCTGCTCCACAG AAGCCGAAAAGGCTGAAGTGGGCCGCTTCGCTAAGAACTTCCTGCCCATCCTTTTCAATGTGTACAGCCAGCAGCCTGCAGCTGGAGAGTCTGGAACATACAGGATGGCCGTGCTGGACACCATCAAAGTCTATTTATCAGTCACTGACATGAAG ATGATCTGCACGTTCCTGCAAAAAGCCATGGACAGACTGACCAGCCCAGAGTCCAACGAGTTCACACG GCTGTCAGTGATGGACCTTGTGGTTGCCATGGCTCCCTTTGTAGATGAGTCCACAATGACTAAGACCTTTGAGCTGATTAGACCATATTTGGAG ACCAAAGAGCCAGGCATGCAGAAGAAGGCATACCGTGTGCTGGAGGAGATGTGTGGAGCGGACAGAGAGGAGTGCAGATCGTTTGTCGTGTCTAATCTGGAAACGCTCAAAGCCGTCTTGCTGGAGACGCTGAAGAACGCCTCCTCACCAGCAAAGAGG CCGAGACTGAAGTGTCTGATCCACATCGTGAAAAGGTTAAATGAAGAACACAAAGACTTTATCACCACGCTGCTGCCAGAG GTGATTATATGCACCAAGGAGGTGTCAGTCGGAGCGCGAAAAAGCGCTTACAACCTGCTTGTTGAAATAGGAAATGCTTTTGTTCGCTTCTGTGGTAACACAAAAG ATGCCATCGGGCAGTATTTGGTGTTGGTGTATGCAGGACTCTTGGGCTCTGTCACCATGATCACCTGCACAGTGCTGGCACTGACACGTCTAGTGTTTGAGTATAAAG actCCATTGAGGTGCAATCcatggagcagctgctgcacaaCGTTTGTCTGCTGCTGTCGTGTCGTACCAGAGAAGTAGTCAAAGCCGCCTTAGGCTTCATCAAGGTCATCCTCTTCATCATGGACGCCAAGACGCTGGCCTCACACGCCACTGTCATG ATGGAGGGCATTGGAAACATCAAGGACGACGTGAGGAGGCACTTCAGAACCAAACTGAAGAACATCTTCACTAAATTTATCAGAAAGTTTGG ttttgaGCTGGTGAAGTCCATGCTGCCTGCAGAACACCACAAGGTGCTGGCCAACATCCGCAAGGCCGAGGCTCGCACCAAGAGGCGGAAACAGGCCGCGGAGGAGCACGACGAGTCCGAGAGCGAAGAGGAGGCACCTAAACAGAAAAGCCAAAG CATTGAGGACATCCTTGCTGAGTCAGACAGCGATTTGTCAGAGGATGAAGGGAAGCCTCGTAACGCTCAGAAGAAAGCAGGCAAACAGCAGAAGGGACGTGCGTGgctgaaagagggagaggacgaTGACCCACTTAACTTCCTGGATTCCAAAGTTTCACAGAGAGTGCTGG CCACCAACCCGGAGCTGAAGAAGAGCGCCAAGGTAGATCACGGCTTCAAAGTGACCTCGGATGGACGACTGATCATAagagaagacgaggaggaggaggatgaagacaaAG ATGGAGGAGAGATGAAAGATATCTTAGAAGAGGCTGGAGTCAAAAGT AAAAAGTCACAGAAGAGGAGGTTTAAAGACGACAATGATGACGATATGGACGTTGAACCCCAgctgaaatataaag cTGGTGGCTCAGGCATCCACAGACCTCTGGAAGGTCACCAAGACGCAGGAGCTGATTACAAGTCAAAG aaaggaaaaggagacgtgaagaagaaaggaaagctCGATCCTTACGCCTACATCCCTCTGAAGAAGTCCCAGCTGAATCGCAG GAAACGTGCCAAACTCCAGGGCCAGTTCAAGGGCATGGTGAAGGGAGCCCAGAAGGGGGCGCTGTCGGGAAAGAAAATGCAGAAGAGAAAGCGAAAAGCCTGA
- the mettl18 gene encoding histidine protein methyltransferase 1 homolog, whose amino-acid sequence MSFCFNFDLPAQTTSPADADGNGLQNRKKDNKTISTGNNTKPAEPVKEAKEHHPPSSPHLQVVDAVFETVTVGALPPLRFLNETVFEKTASDREDGENILLRTAEQRSDLISGVYEGGLKVWECTYDLLELIERDGETFGGKSVLDLGCGAGLLGILALKRGARQVHFQDYNSTVIEQLTVPNVMLNCQEDDEVDSDDDKEGRGKEKTQQQDVSRRKNVKEDVEDSNPPPKKSAVDTSQKPLLTKCHFYSGDWSTFLALVLKTEPPPKYDVIFTSETIYNTSYYPVLHETLHKLLAPDGLVYLATKSHYFGVGGGLHLFEMFVEQRGVFYVDHLWDGDEGLQRHVVVLRLKKSKDT is encoded by the exons ATGTCGTTTTGTTTTAACTTCGACCTCCCAGCACAAACAACAAGCCCGGCCGACGCGGACGGAAATGGAttgcaaaacagaaagaaagacaacaagaCTATATCT aCTGGCAATAATACCAAGCCAGCAGAGCCAGTAAAAGAAGCAAAAGAGCACCATCCGCCATCCAGCCCACACCTCCAAGTCGTGGATGCCGTCTTTGAAACAGTTACCGTCGgggctcttcctcctctgcgcTTCCTCAACGAGACCGTTTTTGAGAAGACCGCCTCTGACAGAGAGGACGGCGAGAACATTCTTTTGCGCACGGCTGAGCAGAGGTCTGACCTCATCTCTGGCGTGTACGAGGGAGGGCTGAAGGTGTGGGAGTGCACTTACGACCTACTGGAGCTGAttgagagagacggagagaccTTCGGGGGGAAGTCGGTTTTGGATTTGGGTTGCGGTGCAGGGCTGTTGGGAATTTTGGCCCTGAAGAGGGGAGCCAGGCAGGTCCACTTCCAAGATTATAACAGCACAGTCATTGAACAGCTCACGGTGCCAAATGTAATGCTAAACTGCCAAGAGGATGATGAAGTAGACAGTGACGATGACAAAGAAGggaggggaaaggaaaaaacacagcagcaagaCGTTTCTAGAAGAAAGAATGTGAAAGAGGATGTTGAGGATAGTAATCCACCTCCTAAGAAAAGCGCTGTAGACACATCCCAGAAACCGTTACTAACCAAGTGTCATTTCTACTCTGGTGACTGGAGCACGTTTCTCGCTTTGGTCCTAAAAACGGAACCGCCACCCAAATACGATGTTATATTCACATCGGAGACTATTTACAACACTTCGTACTACCCAGTGCTACACGAAACCCTCCACAAACTGCTGGCACCGGATGGACTGGTCTACCTCGCCACCAAATCCCACTACTTCGGCGTGGGCGGTGGGCTACatctgtttgagatgtttgtggAGCAGAGGGGAGTTTTCTATGTGGATCACCTGTGGGACGGGGACGAAGGACTTCAGAGACACGTAGTAGTTCTGCGTCTTAAGAAGTCAAAGGACACTTGA
- the ubtd1a gene encoding ubiquitin domain-containing protein 1a isoform X2 encodes MGVPNSREYNYYHTPNTPFKIMLKRRNEPLKKERPKWKSEYPMTEGQLRSKRDEFWDTAPAFDGRKEIWDALRAAALAAECNDLELAQAIVDGACITLPHGSLTESYDELGNRYQLPAYTLAPPVNLITETSSDSKISESAPKQAQPPPCRQEFQLRVRLSSGKDVRLTASMADSIAELKKQLEEQEEIEVTRQRWFFSGKLLTDKTRLQDTKIQKDFVVQVIVNTNPTVITN; translated from the exons ATGGGAGTACCTAATTCCAGGGAATACAATTACTATCACACTCCAAATACACCGTTTAAGATTATGCTCAAAA GACGCAATGAGCCTCTCAAGAAGGAGCGCCCAAAATGGAAGAGCGAATACCCGATGACGGAGGGCCAGCTGAGGAGTAAGCGGGATGAGTTTTGGGACACGGCTCCAGCCTTTGATGGACGTAAAGAGATCTGGGACGCGCTCAGAGCAGCAGCCCTGGCCGCAGAGTGCAATGACCTGGAGCTAGCACAGGCTATAGTGGATGGTGCCTGCATCACTCTGCCACATG GTTCCCTCACCGAGAGTTACGACGAGCTGGGCAACCGCTACCAGCTCCCCGCGTACACTTTAGCCCCACCTGTCAACCTCATCACTGAAACATCCAGTGACAGCAAAATTTCTGAATCCGCACCAAAGCAAGCTCAGCCACCGCCATGCAGACAAGAGTTCCAGCTGCGGGTGCGGTTATCATCAG GGAAGGATGTGCGTCTGACGGCCAGCATGGCGGACTCCATCGCCGAgctgaagaaacaactggaagagcaggaggaaattGAGGTGACGCGCCAGAGGTGGTTCTTTTCCGGCAAGCTGCTGACTGACAAGACTCGTCTGCAAGACACCAAGATCCAGAAGGACTTTGTCGTCCAAGTGATTGTCAATACGAACCCCACAGTCATAACCAACTGA
- the zdhhc16a gene encoding palmitoyltransferase ZDHHC16A isoform X2, protein MRCCPSSVLHLLRFVRVRLCSRRGKKHLPLWVRETWAYIRLLVKSLYFNSLTDSDVVFDSIFEPLFWTVDYVTRWFGLVFVCLVVFLTSSILVIAYLVLLPLVLNTYSPPWIAWHICYGHWNLVMIAFHYYKAAKTSPGYPPTEKNDRPFVSVCKKCIVPKPARTHHCGICNRCILKMDHHCPWLNNCVGHFNHRYFFSFCLFMTLGCVYCSISGRNLFLDAYNALETNYQTSAPPYTFKDRMIHKSIIYMWVLTSTVGVALGALTFWHAVLISRGETSIERHTNGKEAERLAKRGRVYRNPFHYGRLNNWKVFLGVEKRSHWVTRVLLPSGHAPHGDGLTWDIFPRKKDLIPV, encoded by the exons ATGCGGTGTTGTCCCAGCTCTGTGCTCCACCTGCTGCGCTTTGTCCGGGTACGGTTGTGTAGCAGACGAGGAAAGAAGCATCTGCCCCTGTGGGTCAGGGAAACATGGGCTTACATCAGGCTCCTGGTGAAGTCGCTTTACTTCAACTCCCTCACAGACTCGGATGTGGTTTTTGACTCGATTTTTGAACCACTTTTTTGGACCGTGGATTATGTCACCCGCTGGTTTGGCTTG GTCTTCGTTTGCCTGGTGGTGTTTCTGACCAGCTCCATATTGGTGATAGCCTATTTGGTCCTGTTGCCTCTGGTCCTCAACACCTACTCCCCGCCGTGGATCGCTTGGCATATTTGTTACGGACACTGGAACCTCGTCATGATCGCTTTCCATTACTACAAAGCTGCAAAGACCTCTCCGGGATACCCCCCTACG gaaaaaaatgacagacCATTTGTGTCAGTCTGCAAAAAGTGCATCGTGCCAAAACCAGCCAGAACACACCACTGTGGTATCTGTAACAG ATGCATTCTGAAAATGGACCATCACTGTC CCTGGTTGAATAACTGTGTGGGCCATTTTAACCACCgttacttcttctccttctgtctcttcatgacCTTGGGCTGTGTCTACTGCAGCATCAGTGGCAGAAACTTGTTCCTCGACGCATACAATGCTCTCGAG acCAACTATCAGACATCTGCACCTCCATACACCTTTAAGGATAGGATGATTCATAAAAGCATCATCTACATGTGGGTGCTCACCAG CACAGTGGGAGTGGCCCTGGGTGCTTTAACCTTTTGGCATGCAGTTCTCATATCCAGAGGGGAGACGAGCATCGAAAGACATACCAACGGAAAAGAAGCTGAGCGATTGGCCAAACGCGGAAGG GTATACAGAAATCCTTTCCACTACGGCAGGCTGAATAACTGGAAAGTCTTCTTGGGCGTGGAGAAGAGAAG TCACTGGGTGACACGTGTTCTCCTTCCCTCTGGACACGCCCCGCACGGTGATGGTTTGACCTGGGACATCTTTCCACGCAAAAAGGACTTGATACCCGTATGA
- the zdhhc16a gene encoding palmitoyltransferase ZDHHC16A isoform X1 translates to MRCCPSSVLHLLRFVRVRLCSRRGKKHLPLWVRETWAYIRLLVKSLYFNSLTDSDVVFDSIFEPLFWTVDYVTRWFGLVFVCLVVFLTSSILVIAYLVLLPLVLNTYSPPWIAWHICYGHWNLVMIAFHYYKAAKTSPGYPPTEKNDRPFVSVCKKCIVPKPARTHHCGICNRCILKMDHHCPWLNNCVGHFNHRYFFSFCLFMTLGCVYCSISGRNLFLDAYNALERFKHLDVEKPGIPVTGMGLLIGLLPPGQTNYQTSAPPYTFKDRMIHKSIIYMWVLTSTVGVALGALTFWHAVLISRGETSIERHTNGKEAERLAKRGRVYRNPFHYGRLNNWKVFLGVEKRSHWVTRVLLPSGHAPHGDGLTWDIFPRKKDLIPV, encoded by the exons ATGCGGTGTTGTCCCAGCTCTGTGCTCCACCTGCTGCGCTTTGTCCGGGTACGGTTGTGTAGCAGACGAGGAAAGAAGCATCTGCCCCTGTGGGTCAGGGAAACATGGGCTTACATCAGGCTCCTGGTGAAGTCGCTTTACTTCAACTCCCTCACAGACTCGGATGTGGTTTTTGACTCGATTTTTGAACCACTTTTTTGGACCGTGGATTATGTCACCCGCTGGTTTGGCTTG GTCTTCGTTTGCCTGGTGGTGTTTCTGACCAGCTCCATATTGGTGATAGCCTATTTGGTCCTGTTGCCTCTGGTCCTCAACACCTACTCCCCGCCGTGGATCGCTTGGCATATTTGTTACGGACACTGGAACCTCGTCATGATCGCTTTCCATTACTACAAAGCTGCAAAGACCTCTCCGGGATACCCCCCTACG gaaaaaaatgacagacCATTTGTGTCAGTCTGCAAAAAGTGCATCGTGCCAAAACCAGCCAGAACACACCACTGTGGTATCTGTAACAG ATGCATTCTGAAAATGGACCATCACTGTC CCTGGTTGAATAACTGTGTGGGCCATTTTAACCACCgttacttcttctccttctgtctcttcatgacCTTGGGCTGTGTCTACTGCAGCATCAGTGGCAGAAACTTGTTCCTCGACGCATACAATGCTCTCGAG CGCTTTAAGCATTTGGATGTGGAAAAGCCGGGGATACCAGTAACGGGGATGGGACTTCTTATAGGGCTTCTCCCTCCTGGCCAG acCAACTATCAGACATCTGCACCTCCATACACCTTTAAGGATAGGATGATTCATAAAAGCATCATCTACATGTGGGTGCTCACCAG CACAGTGGGAGTGGCCCTGGGTGCTTTAACCTTTTGGCATGCAGTTCTCATATCCAGAGGGGAGACGAGCATCGAAAGACATACCAACGGAAAAGAAGCTGAGCGATTGGCCAAACGCGGAAGG GTATACAGAAATCCTTTCCACTACGGCAGGCTGAATAACTGGAAAGTCTTCTTGGGCGTGGAGAAGAGAAG TCACTGGGTGACACGTGTTCTCCTTCCCTCTGGACACGCCCCGCACGGTGATGGTTTGACCTGGGACATCTTTCCACGCAAAAAGGACTTGATACCCGTATGA
- the ubtd1a gene encoding ubiquitin domain-containing protein 1a isoform X1 has protein sequence MWQANCRRMHNLADWISGTVMGGCVGRTRMDGQGSAPSSTRSKKRGGRNEPLKKERPKWKSEYPMTEGQLRSKRDEFWDTAPAFDGRKEIWDALRAAALAAECNDLELAQAIVDGACITLPHGSLTESYDELGNRYQLPAYTLAPPVNLITETSSDSKISESAPKQAQPPPCRQEFQLRVRLSSGKDVRLTASMADSIAELKKQLEEQEEIEVTRQRWFFSGKLLTDKTRLQDTKIQKDFVVQVIVNTNPTVITN, from the exons ATGTGGCAAGCAAACTGCAGACGGATGCACAATTTAGCAGACTGGATTTCCG GGACAGTGATGGGAGGCTGTGTGGGCAGGACTCGGATGGATGGACAAGGGAGTGCCCCAAGCTCGACAAGAAGCAAAAAACGTGGAG GACGCAATGAGCCTCTCAAGAAGGAGCGCCCAAAATGGAAGAGCGAATACCCGATGACGGAGGGCCAGCTGAGGAGTAAGCGGGATGAGTTTTGGGACACGGCTCCAGCCTTTGATGGACGTAAAGAGATCTGGGACGCGCTCAGAGCAGCAGCCCTGGCCGCAGAGTGCAATGACCTGGAGCTAGCACAGGCTATAGTGGATGGTGCCTGCATCACTCTGCCACATG GTTCCCTCACCGAGAGTTACGACGAGCTGGGCAACCGCTACCAGCTCCCCGCGTACACTTTAGCCCCACCTGTCAACCTCATCACTGAAACATCCAGTGACAGCAAAATTTCTGAATCCGCACCAAAGCAAGCTCAGCCACCGCCATGCAGACAAGAGTTCCAGCTGCGGGTGCGGTTATCATCAG GGAAGGATGTGCGTCTGACGGCCAGCATGGCGGACTCCATCGCCGAgctgaagaaacaactggaagagcaggaggaaattGAGGTGACGCGCCAGAGGTGGTTCTTTTCCGGCAAGCTGCTGACTGACAAGACTCGTCTGCAAGACACCAAGATCCAGAAGGACTTTGTCGTCCAAGTGATTGTCAATACGAACCCCACAGTCATAACCAACTGA